CGGACTGCAAAGCGACTTTTGGAGACAGTGAGACCATCTTCAAACTGGCCACCGGCAGTCCGGGTGAGCTGGGCATGCTGGAAGAACTGGCCGATGCCTTCAATGCCCGGAATGACACGGCCATGTGCTGGGTCAAGGCCGGATCGGGCAAATCTTTGAGCCTTCTCAAGGATCAGCAGGTAGATGTGGTCATGGTCCATGCCCCGGCCGCGGAAAAGCAGGCTGTGGCTGATGGATGGGCCATCAAGCGCACATTGATCGGATCCAATGAATTCTATATCGTGGGTCCCGAAAATGATCCGGCCGGCATTGCCGAAGCTGCCAGTGCGGCAGATGCGTATGCCAGAATCGCAAAGGCAAATGCACCGTTTTTGTCCCGGGGGGATAATTCCGGGACCCATAAAAAAGAGATGGCCATCTGGGAGCAGGCCGGCATCGAGCCCGGATCGGACGGGTATATGATCACCAAGGATTTCATGATGGCCACGTTAAAAAAAGCCGATGCGGTCAAGGGGTATTTCATGACCGATTCCTCCACCTGGGTGGCCGGCAAAAAAGACCTTTCCAATCTCGCAGTACTGTTTAAAGGCGACCCGTTCCTGATCAACACCTACCATGCCCTGTGCCAGCCCGAAGGCCGGGGAAAATATCCGGGAATTGCCTCCAAGTTCATTGATTTTGTAGGATCAGAGCAAGGGCAGCACATTATCCGGGATTACGGTAAGGATCTTTATGGTGAAGCCATGTATAACGATGCAAAATACGCCCGGCAATTTGTTCATTGAAACCCGGCAAGGCTGGATCAGAAGGCCAAATGGGCATCTTTTATGAATCACCCGGAACAATTAACAAACTGATATCGACCGTCATAAGGAGTGATTATGAAACAATTTTTGATTTTGATTTTATTTCTTATTATTACTGCAGGACAGGGATTGGCCGCTGAACTGACGATTCTAAGCGGGGCCGGACTGATCAAACCCATGGAAGAGCTGGTGCAGTCGTTTGAAAAAAAAGAAGGGGT
Above is a window of Desulfotignum balticum DSM 7044 DNA encoding:
- a CDS encoding substrate-binding domain-containing protein, translating into MDRFKNKAIGIFISCVLVLAAMNGSGWAADCKATFGDSETIFKLATGSPGELGMLEELADAFNARNDTAMCWVKAGSGKSLSLLKDQQVDVVMVHAPAAEKQAVADGWAIKRTLIGSNEFYIVGPENDPAGIAEAASAADAYARIAKANAPFLSRGDNSGTHKKEMAIWEQAGIEPGSDGYMITKDFMMATLKKADAVKGYFMTDSSTWVAGKKDLSNLAVLFKGDPFLINTYHALCQPEGRGKYPGIASKFIDFVGSEQGQHIIRDYGKDLYGEAMYNDAKYARQFVH